The following are encoded in a window of Arvicanthis niloticus isolate mArvNil1 chromosome 1, mArvNil1.pat.X, whole genome shotgun sequence genomic DNA:
- the Dbx1 gene encoding homeobox protein DBX1, whose protein sequence is MMFPGLLAPPAGYPSLLRPTPTLTLPQSLQSAFSGHSSFLVEDLIRISRPPTYLPRSIPAASLSPPRQEAPTALADSGTSDLGSPGPGSRRGSSPQTTLSPASEPTFLKFGVNAILSSAPRRETSPALLQSPAPKTFAFPYFEGSFQPFIRSSYFPASSSVVPIPGTFSWPLAARGKPRRGMLRRAVFSDVQRKALEKTFQKQKYISKPDRKKLASKLGLKDSQVKIWFQNRRMKWRNSKERELLSSGGCREQTLPTKLNPHPDLSDVGQKGPGDEEEDSPGVRLAYHAPPDPRHLLEGPLPASPAHSSSPGKPSDFSDSDEDEEGEEDEEITVS, encoded by the exons ATGATGTTCCCCGGCCTCCTTGCGCCCCCCGCGGGATACCCTAGCCTCCTGCGACCCACACCCACCTTAACACTGCCCCAGTCCCTTCAATCCGCATTTTCCGGCCACTCTAGTTTCCTAGTAGAAGATTTGATCCGCATCAGCCGGCCCCCCACCTACCTGCCCCGCAGCATACCCGCTGCCAGCCTGTCACCTCCCAGGCAGGAGGCCCCCACAGCCCTCGCCGACTCGGGGACCTCGGACCTGGGCTCTCCTGGGCCCGGGAGCCGGCGGGGCAGTTCTCCACAGACCACCCTCTCCCCTGCCAGCGAGCCCACGTTTCTGAAGTTTGGGGTGAATGCCATCCTTTCATCCGCGCCCAGAAGAG AAACTTCGCCGGCTTTGCTGCAGAGTCCCGCTCCCAAGACGTTCGCCTTTCCATACTTCGAAGGCTCGTTCCAACCCTTCATCAGATCCTCCTATTTCCCAG CTTCCTCCAGCGTCGTGCCTATCCCAGGGACCTTCTCCTGGCCGCTGGCCGCTCGCGGCAAGCCTCGCCGGGGCATGCTGCGCAGAGCTGTGTTCTCTGACGTGCAGCGAAAAGCCCTGGAGAAGACGTTCCAGAAGCAGAAGTACATCAGCAAACCAGACCGGAAAAAGCTGGCCTCCAAGCTGGGCTTGAAGGACTCGCAG GTGAAAATCTGGTTCCAGAATCGACGCATGAAGTGGAGGAACTCCAAAGAGCGGGAGCTTCTGTCTAGCGGGGGCTGCCGAGAGCAGACCCTTCCGACAAAACTAAACCCTCATCCAGACCTCAGTGATGTAGGCCAGAAGGGCCCtggggatgaggaggaagacagcCCGGGTGTCCGCCTGGCCTACCATGCGCCCCCAGACCCTCGACATCTGCTGGAAGGGCCACTACCTGCCTCACCAGCACACTCGAGCAGCCCGGGTAAACCCTCAGACTTCTCTGATTCCGATGAAGACGAGGAGGGCGAGGAGGACGAGGAAATCACGGTGTCCTAG